The following coding sequences lie in one Steroidobacter denitrificans genomic window:
- a CDS encoding PilW family protein, producing MQQIRRPRYQRELGFGLIEIMIGMLLGLLIMGGVLSMFTSSRKTYESTDQLSRVQENGRYALNQIVHDLRSAGYIGCARGVVNASTTLNEAHILWNMAVPVQGFDWMSTGNWAPALGTDIDAVTPNRLNESDILVVRAPRRGALPVRLTSSMATATDDLAVTTVSPAPLSAGDVAMIADCEGRAFFQVASYDSGLITREAGGTWLNSTVDLSYPFRENAEIIPFDTTIYFIADSNFGTGPALWRRVSSTSAAEELAEGVQRIEVRFGEDTNGDRRVDRYSIANDVSSWEDVISVNIALLVRSTNEYGTDVDARTYDMLGTPVGPFNDRRMRELFVTTVTLRNKAL from the coding sequence ATGCAGCAGATCCGCCGCCCCCGCTATCAGCGCGAACTCGGCTTCGGCTTGATCGAGATCATGATCGGTATGTTACTTGGTCTTTTGATCATGGGTGGCGTTCTGTCCATGTTCACAAGCTCCAGAAAAACTTATGAATCGACCGATCAACTTTCTCGCGTACAGGAAAATGGCCGTTATGCACTGAACCAAATCGTGCATGATCTACGGTCTGCAGGCTATATCGGCTGCGCTCGCGGCGTCGTGAATGCCAGCACGACTTTGAACGAAGCCCATATTCTTTGGAATATGGCTGTACCTGTGCAAGGTTTCGATTGGATGTCTACTGGAAACTGGGCTCCTGCACTAGGCACAGATATTGATGCGGTCACGCCTAATCGTCTCAATGAAAGTGACATTCTCGTTGTTAGAGCACCGCGCCGAGGTGCCTTACCGGTAAGATTAACGAGCAGCATGGCTACGGCAACCGACGACCTAGCTGTAACAACCGTCTCCCCTGCACCCTTGTCAGCGGGCGATGTAGCCATGATTGCCGATTGCGAAGGCCGAGCTTTCTTTCAGGTTGCTTCTTATGACAGTGGACTAATCACCCGTGAAGCTGGTGGCACCTGGCTAAACTCGACTGTCGATCTAAGTTATCCGTTTCGAGAAAACGCAGAAATTATACCGTTTGATACCACTATTTATTTCATCGCTGACAGCAATTTCGGCACCGGGCCAGCTCTGTGGCGCCGCGTCAGTAGCACCTCGGCTGCGGAAGAGCTTGCAGAAGGCGTACAGCGAATCGAAGTGCGTTTCGGCGAGGATACCAACGGTGACCGGCGCGTCGACCGATACTCGATCGCTAACGATGTAAGCTCCTGGGAGGATGTGATCAGCGTAAATATCGCGCTCCTCGTACGCTCCACCAACGAGTATGGCACCGATGTCGATGCTCGCACCTATGACATGCTCGGAACGCCAGTAGGTCCTTTCAATGATCGTCGCATGCGCGAGCTATTTGTTACGACAGTCACGCTACGAAACAAGGCTCTATAA
- a CDS encoding pilus assembly PilX family protein: MNRSTILSTSPTSQQGTVLVVSLLVLLVMTILALSASQATRMQERMAGATRDMDVAFQASEAGLRNSEEMLDQLSVQPDPCSSPGCQVYQIDVLPADLRYLDKNWWDSHGRIFMEGEDNLDIVHEQPQAVVEELAFVPDSLTVGQGAPTGKTYYRVTSRGFGATDKAESVLQSTYTRRFQ; the protein is encoded by the coding sequence ATGAATCGCTCGACGATATTGTCTACATCACCTACCTCGCAGCAAGGAACTGTGCTGGTCGTCAGCTTGCTCGTGCTCCTGGTGATGACGATTCTTGCCCTCAGCGCCAGTCAGGCAACCCGCATGCAAGAACGCATGGCTGGTGCTACACGAGATATGGACGTTGCATTTCAGGCATCAGAAGCTGGACTACGTAATTCGGAAGAAATGCTCGATCAGCTAAGCGTGCAACCCGACCCGTGCTCATCTCCAGGCTGTCAGGTCTATCAGATCGACGTACTACCAGCAGATCTTCGTTATCTGGACAAGAACTGGTGGGATTCGCATGGGCGTATCTTCATGGAAGGTGAAGATAATCTCGATATAGTCCACGAGCAGCCGCAAGCAGTCGTCGAGGAATTAGCCTTTGTACCCGATAGCCTGACCGTCGGCCAGGGAGCCCCAACCGGCAAGACTTATTATCGCGTTACATCACGCGGCTTTGGCGCTACGGACAAGGCGGAATCTGTCCTTCAAAGCACTTACACCCGCCGATTCCAGTAA
- a CDS encoding pilus assembly protein, with the protein MFKVQLKRMIKKAGWATVATGTVLLSGISVGAPLALQDVPIFLPQSVPPLNMIVLGRDHKLYYEAYNDASDLDGDGVLDIRYKPSIDYYGYFDSYKCYDYASDIFEPRSFTSNKQCSGQWSGDFLNYLTTSRIDALRKVLYGGFRSTDTSSDTILERSHIPQDAHSWGKEYTSIAVDGYDIRNYTPLDLPTSSRRHLFANTTILNDSQQRPRLRYLLNQTVRIWNWVSIEQPVAGNAIVTGVNSNDGKEIRTSVSPTERTVRVRVCVANLLEENCRQYANGNYKPIGLLQEFGENDSMYFGLLTGSYDNNLRGGVLRKNIQSISDEIKANDGTFITTGSSGIIRSINQLRITQFTQGDYTYSPGWPNAWITTRPPNNGEVQDWGNPVAEMMYESFRYFAGRTSAIFPVATNGTDKALGLPVVSWINPYNNPNANQYSCAKPFQTVVSDINPSYDTDEIPGTAFPNALYPTPSDDVGGLHAANLGQTIWNQEYGGPQNIFIGQSGANTDGAPTPKIVSSFGNIRGLAPEEPTKLGGYYSASVAYHGRTTNLGTLNSSAGDQNVNTFAVALASPLPRIEIPTNNGTITLVPFAKSVDDLGIDRTQGRFQPTNQIVDFYVESLTPTSGRFRVNFEDVEQGADHDMDAIAVYDYVVNGDGTVTVTVTSEYAAGGIIQHMGYIISGTTADGTYLVVRDVDTAAGNDVDYFLDTPPAFTGTPPAPSSGTGRWNDGQALPLNNARTFTSGSSAAATLLKDPLWYAAKWGGFDESHLAAGDRTHIPDEPSKWDADGDGVPDNYFLVTNALKLSEQLRKAFQDIMRRATSASAASINSGSISSDTRAYQALFNTGEWTGELLSYRLSEETGELIMPAQWRASQNLPEQNSRRIITANSDGSATAFRWNSLDTTRQNQLNSDATIGQNLVAYLRGSGTLEGTGASQFRARTSKLGDIVSSAPIFVGRPPFNYRDSLESAPYSAFRTALSTSPTARRHMVYVGANDGMLHAFDATTGIERFAFIPSPVFANLPLLAQQNYSHRFYVDGSPNMGDVFFDGQWRTVLVGGLNKGGQGIYALDITNPDSISEATPESLLLWEFTDEDDADLGYTYSQPAIVKVRAGANTWRWVAIFGNGYNNTTSDAHTSTTGQAALYIVDIETGALIKKINTNVGTSQDPTGANRPNGLATPAAVDLNGDSIVDYIYAGDLFGNLWKFDLTNIDENNWAIPYGTISAPEPLYIAGYDANKDGDLADAGEYTQPITVRPEVARGPHGIGMMVLFGTGKFFEHEDKELTPERRQTFYGIIDRNSGTSTDLIRGRNTLLEQEIIAEGQLDIDGESIDYRLTSDSQLLTHRGWYLDLVSPINGYQAEKQVSNPVVRDGRIIFTTMIPDPDPCAFGGGGWLMELDLLNGSRLNFPPFDLNRDGLFDEQDMIEHDGVLIPPSGIGSTEGIIQQPAIIDAREVQYKYTPGTSGNIQVTVENPGAGGHGRQSWRQIR; encoded by the coding sequence ATGTTTAAGGTTCAGCTCAAGCGAATGATTAAGAAAGCAGGATGGGCAACCGTAGCCACCGGGACTGTACTGCTGTCAGGAATCTCGGTGGGTGCGCCGCTAGCGTTACAAGATGTGCCGATTTTCTTGCCGCAGAGCGTTCCTCCGCTCAACATGATCGTGCTAGGGCGTGACCACAAACTATATTACGAAGCATATAACGATGCGTCAGATCTAGACGGCGATGGAGTGCTGGACATTCGATACAAACCCTCGATCGACTACTACGGCTATTTCGACTCTTATAAGTGCTATGACTACGCAAGTGATATTTTTGAACCGCGGAGCTTTACATCAAACAAGCAGTGCTCAGGTCAGTGGAGTGGCGATTTTCTTAACTATCTAACGACCTCTCGTATTGACGCGCTACGCAAAGTACTCTACGGCGGATTTCGTTCGACGGATACTTCAAGCGACACAATTCTGGAGCGCAGCCATATCCCCCAGGATGCTCACAGCTGGGGTAAGGAGTACACCAGCATTGCTGTCGATGGCTATGATATTCGAAACTACACGCCACTCGACTTACCGACTTCTAGCAGACGGCATCTATTCGCCAACACTACAATACTGAACGACTCACAACAACGACCTCGTCTGCGCTACCTTCTCAACCAAACGGTACGCATCTGGAACTGGGTCAGTATCGAACAGCCTGTCGCCGGCAATGCAATCGTCACCGGCGTGAACTCTAATGATGGCAAAGAAATTCGTACATCCGTAAGCCCGACCGAACGCACTGTACGTGTCCGCGTATGCGTAGCTAATCTGCTTGAGGAAAACTGCCGTCAGTATGCTAATGGAAATTATAAGCCGATCGGTCTGTTACAAGAATTCGGAGAAAACGACTCGATGTACTTCGGCCTGCTCACTGGTTCCTACGACAATAACCTGCGGGGCGGCGTACTCAGAAAAAACATTCAATCCATCTCCGATGAAATCAAAGCCAACGATGGCACCTTTATCACAACCGGATCGTCCGGCATTATTCGCAGCATAAATCAATTACGGATCACACAATTCACACAAGGCGACTATACCTATTCTCCCGGCTGGCCAAATGCATGGATTACTACTCGCCCGCCGAACAACGGAGAAGTACAGGACTGGGGTAATCCAGTCGCTGAAATGATGTATGAGTCTTTTCGCTATTTCGCAGGTCGTACGTCCGCCATATTTCCGGTAGCGACCAATGGTACCGACAAGGCTCTCGGCTTACCGGTAGTCAGTTGGATCAATCCATACAATAACCCGAATGCGAATCAGTACTCCTGCGCCAAACCATTCCAGACAGTAGTCAGCGACATCAATCCCTCGTATGACACCGATGAGATTCCGGGCACAGCATTTCCCAATGCTCTTTACCCAACCCCCAGTGATGACGTTGGCGGACTGCATGCTGCCAACCTCGGGCAGACGATCTGGAATCAGGAATACGGTGGACCGCAAAATATATTTATCGGCCAATCTGGCGCCAATACCGACGGCGCACCGACCCCAAAAATCGTTAGTAGCTTTGGCAATATTCGCGGACTCGCTCCTGAAGAACCTACTAAACTTGGCGGATACTACTCTGCAAGTGTGGCCTATCATGGCCGCACTACAAATCTCGGCACGTTAAATTCATCCGCTGGAGATCAGAACGTTAACACTTTTGCAGTGGCATTGGCTTCGCCATTGCCACGCATCGAGATTCCGACCAACAACGGAACGATCACATTGGTGCCCTTCGCTAAATCAGTAGACGATCTAGGGATCGATAGAACTCAAGGTAGATTCCAGCCAACGAATCAGATCGTCGATTTCTATGTGGAGTCACTCACGCCTACCAGCGGTCGATTTCGTGTCAACTTCGAAGACGTCGAGCAAGGCGCAGATCATGATATGGATGCCATTGCCGTCTACGACTATGTAGTGAACGGTGATGGGACCGTGACGGTAACGGTGACCTCTGAATATGCCGCGGGTGGAATCATTCAGCATATGGGATACATCATTTCCGGTACCACGGCTGATGGAACGTATCTCGTCGTACGCGACGTAGACACCGCTGCGGGGAACGATGTGGACTACTTTCTAGATACGCCCCCTGCTTTCACAGGAACGCCCCCTGCCCCAAGTAGCGGAACCGGGCGCTGGAATGACGGACAGGCGCTTCCGCTTAACAACGCACGCACATTCACCTCAGGCTCATCGGCAGCCGCGACGCTACTTAAGGATCCTTTATGGTACGCCGCCAAGTGGGGTGGCTTCGATGAGTCACACCTGGCCGCAGGCGACCGGACGCACATACCCGACGAACCGTCCAAATGGGATGCGGACGGCGACGGCGTTCCGGATAATTATTTCCTGGTCACTAACGCTCTAAAACTGAGCGAGCAATTGCGCAAGGCATTCCAGGACATCATGAGACGCGCAACCTCTGCCTCTGCGGCGTCGATCAACAGTGGATCGATCAGCAGTGACACTCGTGCCTATCAAGCTCTATTCAATACCGGCGAATGGACCGGCGAACTGCTGTCGTATCGCCTCAGCGAGGAAACGGGTGAGTTGATTATGCCGGCGCAGTGGCGAGCGTCACAGAATCTTCCCGAGCAGAATAGCCGTCGCATCATTACAGCGAATTCCGATGGCAGCGCCACAGCGTTCCGCTGGAATTCACTCGATACCACACGCCAAAATCAACTGAATTCTGATGCAACCATCGGCCAAAATCTCGTGGCATACCTGCGTGGTAGCGGCACCTTGGAAGGCACCGGTGCCAGTCAATTCCGGGCGCGCACCAGCAAACTCGGCGACATCGTCTCCTCTGCTCCCATCTTCGTAGGGCGTCCACCGTTCAATTACCGGGACTCGCTGGAAAGCGCACCGTATTCCGCCTTCCGTACCGCATTATCGACCAGTCCGACTGCACGCCGACACATGGTTTATGTCGGGGCCAACGACGGCATGCTGCATGCCTTCGATGCTACTACCGGCATAGAGCGCTTTGCGTTCATCCCAAGTCCGGTGTTCGCAAACTTGCCACTACTTGCGCAACAGAACTATAGCCATCGCTTTTATGTGGATGGTTCACCCAATATGGGTGATGTATTTTTCGACGGTCAGTGGCGAACCGTACTCGTCGGCGGCCTCAATAAAGGCGGACAGGGGATCTACGCTCTGGATATCACTAATCCAGACAGTATTTCTGAAGCCACACCGGAAAGTCTTTTGCTGTGGGAATTTACAGATGAAGACGACGCAGATCTAGGCTACACCTATAGTCAACCAGCTATCGTTAAAGTTCGTGCAGGGGCTAATACTTGGCGGTGGGTCGCTATATTCGGCAACGGCTACAACAATACGACCTCCGATGCGCATACCAGTACGACTGGTCAGGCGGCGCTATATATCGTCGATATCGAGACCGGAGCTCTTATAAAAAAGATCAATACTAACGTCGGTACCAGCCAGGATCCGACTGGCGCCAACAGACCGAACGGCCTGGCCACTCCTGCTGCGGTAGATCTCAATGGCGACTCTATCGTCGACTATATTTATGCAGGCGATTTGTTCGGCAATCTATGGAAGTTCGACCTCACCAACATCGACGAGAATAATTGGGCTATCCCATACGGCACAATCTCTGCACCAGAGCCGCTGTACATCGCCGGCTACGATGCCAACAAGGATGGCGATTTGGCCGATGCCGGCGAGTACACTCAGCCGATCACCGTACGCCCCGAAGTTGCTCGTGGTCCGCACGGTATCGGTATGATGGTACTGTTCGGCACCGGTAAATTCTTCGAGCACGAAGACAAGGAACTCACGCCCGAACGACGTCAGACTTTCTATGGCATCATCGATCGCAACTCAGGGACGTCGACTGATCTAATCAGGGGGCGTAACACCCTGCTCGAGCAAGAGATCATCGCTGAAGGACAGCTCGACATCGATGGTGAATCGATCGACTATCGTCTCACGTCGGACAGTCAACTTCTGACGCATCGCGGTTGGTATTTGGACCTGGTGTCACCAATCAACGGCTATCAGGCCGAAAAACAGGTCTCCAATCCCGTGGTTCGCGATGGTCGGATCATCTTCACCACCATGATCCCAGATCCCGACCCTTGCGCGTTCGGCGGCGGCGGCTGGCTGATGGAGCTGGATCTGCTAAACGGCAGTCGTTTGAATTTCCCGCCATTCGACCTCAACCGCGATGGCCTATTCGATGAACAGGACATGATCGAGCATGACGGCGTACTGATACCACCATCCGGTATCGGCTCCACCGAGGGCATCATCCAGCAGCCGGCGATCATCGATGCACGAGAGGTTCAGTATAAGTACACCCCGGGAACCAGCGGCAATATTCAAGTGACCGTGGAAAATCCGGGTGCGGGTGGCCACGGTCGCCAATCGTGGCGTCAAATTCGCTGA
- a CDS encoding type IV pilin protein, with the protein MNRISGITLIELLIVIVVIGILAAIAYPSYQQQVRRSNRAEGKIALEQTAQALEKCFTRYLSYNSADCAAANQFDDGGSFDTPNGRYRVTATLESTTFTLQAPPLASQLDDARCMSFVLNETGQRTIAGGSGTATECW; encoded by the coding sequence ATGAACAGGATCTCTGGTATCACACTGATCGAGCTACTAATCGTCATTGTCGTCATTGGCATCCTGGCAGCCATCGCCTATCCGAGCTATCAGCAGCAGGTCCGGCGATCCAATCGTGCCGAGGGTAAAATCGCCTTGGAACAAACAGCGCAAGCGTTGGAAAAGTGTTTTACGCGCTATCTGAGTTACAACAGTGCCGACTGTGCCGCTGCTAACCAATTTGACGATGGCGGCAGTTTCGATACGCCGAACGGTCGCTACCGGGTGACGGCGACGCTTGAAAGCACGACATTTACCCTGCAGGCGCCCCCCCTTGCCAGTCAACTTGACGATGCCAGATGTATGAGTTTTGTTTTGAATGAAACCGGGCAGCGCACGATCGCTGGAGGCAGCGGTACAGCGACTGAGTGTTGGTGA
- a CDS encoding alanine-zipper protein, giving the protein MKKAISTALKAGVAAAVLVAASGCVSQATIDEIRATADKAVQDAAAAKAAADSAASSAQSARSAADSAQSAANQALSAAQASQACCDATNEKIDRMFKKSVSK; this is encoded by the coding sequence ATGAAGAAAGCCATCTCCACCGCGCTGAAGGCGGGCGTTGCTGCCGCAGTACTCGTTGCGGCCAGCGGTTGCGTCTCTCAGGCGACCATCGATGAAATCCGGGCCACTGCCGACAAGGCCGTGCAGGATGCGGCGGCGGCGAAGGCTGCGGCTGATTCCGCCGCCAGCTCCGCTCAGTCCGCTCGTTCGGCTGCCGACAGCGCGCAGAGCGCTGCCAACCAGGCGCTGTCCGCCGCCCAGGCCAGCCAGGCCTGCTGCGATGCGACGAACGAGAAGATCGACCGCATGTTCAAGAAGTCCGTATCGAAGTAA
- a CDS encoding L,D-transpeptidase family protein, translating to MARTVRVLALRPQCRPERRPRYHVVFPILFFQGDSQVLSVNRLRAQVLIAGWLLVLCAAPSPAATYAIPADGDTIIGDTHYVTARHEDTLLDIGRLHGVGYEEIVAANPGVDPWLPGEGQRVLIPSRYILPDGPRTGVVVSLAEHRLYYYPPVRSGEAPVVKTYPISIGKMDWKTPLGETRIVQKRERPAWYPPESVRREHAAEGRPLPRVVPPGPDNPLGNYAMRLGIPGGAYLIHGTNRPAGVGMQVTHGCIRLFPEDIEELYKLVPVNTQVRMIDQPLKMGWRGDELYMEVHTPLEGTQDPGVHSLTNITRMLVSATQDRSVVIDWAKAEKQFIAATGVPEPVVLHAMTTRVWNDIEAE from the coding sequence ATGGCTCGCACGGTCCGTGTCCTGGCGCTCCGTCCACAATGCCGGCCCGAGCGCCGTCCCAGATATCATGTCGTTTTCCCCATACTGTTTTTTCAAGGCGATTCGCAGGTGCTGAGCGTGAACAGACTGCGGGCACAGGTGCTGATCGCAGGCTGGTTGCTGGTGTTGTGCGCCGCGCCATCGCCGGCTGCGACTTATGCGATTCCGGCAGACGGGGACACGATCATCGGTGATACCCACTATGTCACCGCTCGTCATGAGGATACCTTGCTCGACATCGGACGCCTGCATGGGGTGGGTTACGAGGAAATCGTCGCCGCGAATCCAGGTGTCGATCCCTGGCTGCCGGGCGAGGGGCAGCGGGTGCTGATTCCGTCACGCTATATTCTTCCGGACGGACCGCGTACCGGAGTCGTGGTAAGCCTGGCCGAGCATCGTCTTTATTATTATCCTCCGGTGCGCAGCGGTGAAGCGCCGGTCGTGAAGACCTATCCGATCAGCATCGGCAAGATGGACTGGAAAACACCTCTGGGCGAGACTCGGATCGTACAAAAGCGCGAGCGGCCGGCCTGGTATCCGCCCGAATCGGTGCGGCGCGAGCATGCCGCCGAAGGCAGACCGCTGCCTCGAGTCGTTCCACCGGGACCGGATAATCCACTGGGTAATTACGCCATGCGCCTGGGAATTCCTGGCGGCGCCTACCTCATTCATGGTACGAACCGTCCGGCCGGCGTGGGCATGCAAGTTACACATGGCTGCATCCGGCTGTTTCCCGAGGACATCGAGGAACTCTACAAACTGGTCCCGGTAAATACCCAGGTGCGCATGATCGATCAGCCGCTCAAGATGGGCTGGCGTGGCGATGAGCTCTACATGGAAGTGCATACCCCATTGGAGGGTACGCAGGATCCAGGGGTCCACAGCCTGACGAATATTACCCGCATGTTGGTTTCGGCTACCCAGGATCGCAGCGTGGTCATCGACTGGGCCAAGGCGGAAAAGCAGTTCATCGCGGCGACCGGTGTACCCGAGCCGGTCGTGCTGCACGCCATGACGACGCGGGTTTGGAACGATATCGAGGCGGAGTAA
- the plsX gene encoding phosphate acyltransferase PlsX, giving the protein MGGDHGPSVTVPAVLDALRRHADLHIVLVGLSEPTRAALGRSSASFGSRLLLREVTQVVSMDERPQDALRKKKDSSMRVALDLVKSGEADACVSAGNTGALMATGRFVLKTIDGIDRPAIISRIRARHGYTHMLDLGANAQCSAQHLFQFAVMGAVVAGDMAGIAQPRIGILNIGEEETKGDGVVQEAARLLSASQLNYVGFVEGNDIFSGEADVVVTDGFTGNVALKAIEGLANMLVGAIKEQYTANPLRYLGAIASWPALRSLRREFDPRTYNGASMVGLNGVVVKSHGSADVLSFGNAIGVGLAEAQKGVPTRIGQMLREQLAHVSEHISPLLPASEPHTTEVTHAAGGSC; this is encoded by the coding sequence ATGGGGGGCGATCATGGCCCTTCCGTCACCGTACCCGCGGTACTCGATGCGTTGCGCCGGCATGCCGACCTGCACATCGTGCTCGTCGGTCTGAGTGAGCCGACTCGTGCTGCGCTGGGCCGATCGAGCGCCTCGTTCGGCAGTCGGCTGCTCCTGCGGGAAGTGACCCAAGTGGTCTCCATGGACGAGCGGCCCCAGGATGCCTTGCGCAAAAAGAAGGATTCTTCGATGCGTGTGGCGCTGGATCTGGTCAAGAGCGGCGAAGCCGATGCCTGTGTCAGCGCCGGCAATACCGGCGCGCTGATGGCGACCGGCCGTTTCGTGCTCAAAACGATCGACGGTATCGATCGGCCGGCGATCATCTCGCGCATACGCGCCCGTCATGGATATACCCATATGCTGGACTTGGGTGCAAATGCCCAGTGCAGCGCCCAGCATTTGTTTCAGTTCGCCGTGATGGGGGCAGTTGTCGCCGGCGATATGGCGGGTATCGCGCAGCCGCGCATCGGCATACTCAATATCGGCGAAGAGGAGACCAAGGGCGACGGCGTCGTGCAGGAAGCCGCACGTCTGTTGTCGGCCAGCCAGCTCAATTACGTGGGCTTTGTCGAAGGCAACGATATTTTCTCCGGTGAGGCCGACGTGGTCGTGACCGATGGTTTCACGGGTAACGTAGCGCTCAAGGCCATAGAAGGCTTGGCCAACATGCTGGTGGGCGCCATCAAGGAACAATACACCGCCAATCCTTTGCGTTACCTTGGCGCGATCGCTTCCTGGCCGGCGCTGCGCTCACTGCGCCGGGAGTTCGATCCACGCACCTATAACGGGGCGAGCATGGTCGGATTGAACGGAGTGGTGGTCAAAAGCCATGGCAGCGCCGATGTGCTGTCGTTCGGCAATGCCATCGGAGTCGGGCTGGCGGAGGCGCAAAAGGGCGTGCCGACACGCATCGGCCAGATGCTACGCGAACAGCTGGCCCATGTTTCGGAACATATTTCTCCGCTGCTGCCGGCTTCGGAGCCGCATACCACCGAGGTTACGCATGCCGCCGGGGGTAGCTGCTAG
- the rpmF gene encoding 50S ribosomal protein L32: MAVQKSRKTPSKRGMHRSHDGLARPALSVDPTSGETHLRHRITPDGFYRGKKVIEIREKPDAE, from the coding sequence ATGGCAGTTCAAAAAAGCAGGAAGACGCCTTCCAAGCGTGGTATGCATCGTTCGCATGACGGGTTGGCGCGTCCGGCGCTGTCGGTCGATCCGACCTCGGGCGAGACCCACCTGCGTCATCGTATTACGCCGGATGGTTTTTATCGCGGCAAGAAAGTCATTGAGATCCGCGAGAAACCCGACGCAGAGTGA
- a CDS encoding YceD family protein: MLRPSSAAADVPRDAFVDAGAHARAESRISRRFSGAELPRLSEAGLPIGSQVEAWFQFALFDGRPVIDGAVCGRLELICQRCMRPVTLEVDEPLKVMVLQEEFDQEPGGYEPVISDPARLDLRWLVEEQMLLALPLVPMHEHEDCVSAGGMPLVAVLPQDEAPGETQMPFHNLRDLLRRQ, translated from the coding sequence ATGCTGCGTCCCTCGTCTGCCGCTGCCGATGTCCCTCGTGACGCGTTCGTGGACGCGGGCGCTCATGCGCGAGCGGAAAGCCGGATTTCGCGGCGGTTTTCTGGCGCCGAACTGCCTCGTCTGAGCGAGGCCGGCTTGCCGATCGGCTCGCAGGTCGAGGCTTGGTTTCAGTTTGCGCTGTTCGATGGGCGTCCGGTCATCGATGGTGCGGTATGCGGCCGCTTGGAGCTGATCTGTCAACGCTGCATGCGGCCCGTGACGCTCGAGGTGGATGAACCGTTGAAAGTGATGGTGCTCCAAGAGGAGTTCGATCAAGAGCCGGGCGGCTATGAGCCGGTCATATCGGATCCTGCTCGATTAGATCTGCGCTGGCTGGTCGAGGAGCAGATGCTGCTGGCGCTGCCGCTCGTACCCATGCATGAGCACGAGGATTGCGTCTCAGCCGGCGGTATGCCGCTGGTTGCGGTATTGCCGCAAGATGAGGCACCCGGGGAAACCCAGATGCCGTTTCATAATTTACGGGATTTGCTTCGCCGGCAATGA
- a CDS encoding Maf family protein, whose product MNPSDDPVPGAPRLILASTSPYRRQLLERLGLPFATRRPDVDESARPGEDAATLTGRLAQAKAEAVAQRQPDSIVVGSDQLATCAGRILGKPGSEGRAIEQLRSLSGTRVIFHTAVHVMHSGSPREQPAQGQWRAGPAETHMDTTIVHFRSLSDEEIRRYVAREHPLDCAGGFKAEGLGISLFERIESQDPTGLIGLPLIWLAGALRRQGFILP is encoded by the coding sequence TTGAATCCAAGTGACGATCCCGTGCCCGGCGCTCCGCGCCTGATCCTGGCCTCTACATCACCCTACCGGCGCCAGTTGCTGGAGCGTCTTGGCCTGCCCTTCGCCACCCGCCGCCCCGATGTCGATGAATCCGCCCGTCCCGGCGAGGATGCAGCGACGCTCACCGGCCGGTTGGCGCAAGCCAAGGCCGAAGCTGTCGCGCAAAGGCAGCCCGACAGTATCGTTGTCGGCTCGGATCAGCTGGCGACCTGCGCCGGACGGATACTTGGCAAACCCGGCTCCGAGGGGCGCGCCATAGAACAATTGCGCTCGCTGAGCGGCACGCGCGTCATCTTCCACACCGCGGTGCACGTAATGCACAGCGGTTCGCCACGAGAGCAACCGGCGCAAGGACAGTGGCGGGCCGGACCGGCCGAAACCCACATGGACACGACCATAGTCCATTTCCGCTCCCTGAGCGACGAGGAGATCCGGCGCTATGTCGCGCGCGAGCACCCCCTGGACTGCGCCGGCGGATTCAAGGCGGAAGGACTCGGTATCAGCCTGTTCGAGCGCATCGAATCACAGGACCCCACGGGCTTGATCGGACTGCCATTGATCTGGCTGGCCGGCGCGTTACGCCGGCAAGGCTTCATACTGCCCTGA